The bacterium DNA segment ATCCACCGAATGCTTCAGGCCGGCATCCTGGAGTGGGACTGACATCATGGGCGCTGAAGAAATCTCGCTGCTCGGCCACCTCGACGCTCCGATCCTCGTCGGTGATCCGGAAGGCTGCGTCGTCTACGCCAACCCGTCGTTCCGCGACCGCTTCTGCCAGATGTCGGGCGATCCGGTCGGCGAGCCCCTCGCGATGGTCTTCGGCGGGGGCGCCCGCGAAGTCGTGCTGACCGCGACCGCTCAGGTCCTCCAACGGGGCCAGCCCTCTCGCCTGCAGATCCGCGAGGGTGGGCACGCCTACACCGGGTTGTGTTCACCGATCGAAGCCGAAGACGACCGCGTCGGCGTCGTCATGGTCATGCTCGAGGAGCACTCGAACGAGGAGCATCTGACGAGCCTCGCCGACGAGCTCGGGGAGCCGCTCTCGGACGCGCTCCAGGCGATGAGCGCCCTGAACGCGGAGCTGGACGGGCGCCTCAACGATCGCCAGCAGCAGCTCATGCTGAGCGGGATCCATCAGATGGAGACCGCTCAGAAATGGCTGCGCGAGCTGTCGATGGCGCTGCGCGGCGGAAAGGCCCAGCAGGGGCGCTTCGACGTGTCGAGCTCGATCCTCCGCGTGACCGAGCGGATCTCCCAGGAGATTCCCTCGAGCGTCGATCTCGACGTGCTGATGCCGCCGAACCTGCCGCGGGTCTCCGGGGCCACGGTCGTCTTCGAGCGCTTGCTCTCGCAGCTCGTGCGTCAGCGGATCGACGAGTCCCGCCCGGAACAGCCGATCACGATCCTGGCGCGCACGATCGGAGGGGACCGCCCGTCGGGCGTGCTGGTCTCGGTGGTCGACGTCCCCGAGCCCGATCGTCGCGGGCCCACGGGTCACCCCCCGGAGAGCGTCCAACAGGGCCTCGGCCAGATGGGGGGCGAAGCGGTCTGCGTCGAGGACGGGAGCCTCGGCCGCGTGACTTCGATGCGTCTCGCCGTCGCGAGCGCCTAGCCGCGCATTCGCGGCCCACGGGACTATCCTTGGTCGCGATGCCCTGGTCGCCTTCGATGTCGTCTCGCGTCCCGTCCGGCCGGACGGCGTGTGCGATCGCGGCCGTGCTCTGGCTCGTCGGGTGCGCGGGCGACGAAGACGCCGGTGCGCCGGACGGCCCGCCGGAGTGGCCGACGGGGGACCTGGTGGCGGTGGCGGCCCCGGCCTCCGACGTCGTCCTCGTCGCGACGCGTGCGGGGCGGATCCTTCGCAGCGTCGACGGTGGCGAGACCTGGTCGCGCACGCGGACACCCGCGTCCGACGGACTCTCGGACGTGGCCATGGTCGACGCCGACCGGGGCTGGGCGGTCGGGCCCGGAGCGATCCTGCGGACCGATGACGGTGGCGCGCGCTGGGAGCGGCAGCGACTCCCGGGGCGAGCGGCGGATTGGCCGTTGGTCGCGGTGGCGGCGGTGGATGCCGAGCTCGCCGTGGCCGTCGGCGAAGACGGCCGCTGGCTGACGACGAACGACGGCGGCGGGGTCTGGCGGGCCCCGGCTCGGGCAGGGGACGCGGAGCCGACGGATCCGGGGCGATTCGCGGCCGTCGCCTGCGCGCGCGTTCCGCCCTCGAAGTGCTGGGCGGTCGGGGATCGGGTCGTCGAGATCGATCCCGCGAGGAACGAGTTCGCCGTCCGTGCCCTCGCAGATGCCGCCGGTCTGTCGCCGTTCCGCTTCCGCCTCGGCGGCGTCGAGCTGTCGGACGAAGACGTGGATCGACTCCGCGCGGCGGCCAGGCTCCTTGCGCCACGCTCCGTCGAGTGGCAGGTCGAAGCCGCGGTCACGCGGGAGGAACGCCGGCGCTACGCCGAGGATCAGGACCCGAGTGCGCTCTTCGATCGGATCGAGGCGCGGGTCGGCGAGATCGTCGGACATCTCGAAGCGGCGGGGGTCGCCAGCGAGCGGATCACCGTCCTCGGTACGCCACCCTGGGGCTACGAGGATCATCTCGCCGACGATCCCGCCTTTCTCGATCGCTACTGGCAGGGGCGTCTCGCACCCGTGCCCTCGGCGTCGGTTCGGGCGAGCGAATCGGTCGATCTGCGT contains these protein-coding regions:
- a CDS encoding PAS domain-containing protein, with translation MGAEEISLLGHLDAPILVGDPEGCVVYANPSFRDRFCQMSGDPVGEPLAMVFGGGAREVVLTATAQVLQRGQPSRLQIREGGHAYTGLCSPIEAEDDRVGVVMVMLEEHSNEEHLTSLADELGEPLSDALQAMSALNAELDGRLNDRQQQLMLSGIHQMETAQKWLRELSMALRGGKAQQGRFDVSSSILRVTERISQEIPSSVDLDVLMPPNLPRVSGATVVFERLLSQLVRQRIDESRPEQPITILARTIGGDRPSGVLVSVVDVPEPDRRGPTGHPPESVQQGLGQMGGEAVCVEDGSLGRVTSMRLAVASA
- a CDS encoding YCF48-related protein, which produces MPWSPSMSSRVPSGRTACAIAAVLWLVGCAGDEDAGAPDGPPEWPTGDLVAVAAPASDVVLVATRAGRILRSVDGGETWSRTRTPASDGLSDVAMVDADRGWAVGPGAILRTDDGGARWERQRLPGRAADWPLVAVAAVDAELAVAVGEDGRWLTTNDGGGVWRAPARAGDAEPTDPGRFAAVACARVPPSKCWAVGDRVVEIDPARNEFAVRALADAAGLSPFRFRLGGVELSDEDVDRLRAAARLLAPRSVEWQVEAAVTREERRRYAEDQDPSALFDRIEARVGEIVGHLEAAGVASERITVLGTPPWGYEDHLADDPAFLDRYWQGRLAPVPSASVRASESVDLRAVIATGDGILVSDSEGRVFEAEGEVAPLAFVERAAPHGLLAMARTRERVVAVGRQGGVLVLRRSRPGLGVEPATVVGPGGALFETLRDVAFVPGSEIGWTVGDAGRMARTGDGGDAWRRLEAPKAAETVSE